One window of Chroicocephalus ridibundus chromosome 32, bChrRid1.1, whole genome shotgun sequence genomic DNA carries:
- the LOC134508125 gene encoding translational activator of cytochrome c oxidase 1 translates to MATLALARWPRLVATGRPLHVGLGAWAGHNRWSKVKNVKGPRDAARSRLFQRLGLMLRTAAREGGPDPALNAPLANVVEQCRAKNMPKASIEAAIRGAEKAAATTRLLYEARGPGGAALLLEVLTDNPRRCQQDVRLLLARHGGTLAEGARHGFEEKGVVRVGRRDVRGGPISMEEALEAALEAGAQDVLPEEEEEEEEEPTLKFICEPWALRPVRERLEARGLRPLSAAVEYLPRSRVQLPEETRARAERLLRALANCPDVARLYHNVQ, encoded by the exons atggcgaCGCTGGCACTGGCCCGTTGGCCCCGGTTGGTGGCCACCGGCCGCCCCCtacatgtggggctgggggcctgGGCCGGCCACAACCGCTGGTCCAAGGTGAAGAACGTCAAGGGGCCGCGCGACGCCGCCCGCAGCCGCCTCTTCCAGCGCCTGGGCCTCATGCTGCGCACCGCCGCCCGCG AAGGGGGTCCGGACCCGGCGCTCAACGCCCCGTTGGCCAACGTGGTGGAACAATGTCGGGCCAAGAACATGCCCAAGGCCTCCATCGAGGCGGCCATTCGGGGGGCG GAGAAGGCGGCGGCCACCACCCGCCTCCTCTACGAAGCCCGTGGGCCCGGGGGGGCGGCCCTTCTCCTGGAGGTCCTCACCGACAACCCCCGGCGCTGCCAGCAAGATGTCCGCCTCCTCCTCGCCCGCCATGG GGGGACGCTGGCGGAGGGGGCCCGGCACGGCTTCGAGGAGAAGGGGGTGGTGCGTGTGGGGCGGAGGGACGTTCGGGGCGGCCCCATCTCCATGGAGGAGGCGCTGGAGGCCGCGCTGGAGGCCGGGGCCCAGGACGTGctccccgaggaggaggaggaggaggaggaagagccgACCCTGAAG TTCATCTGCGAGCCCTGGGCCCTGCGGCCGGTGCGGGAGCGACTGGAAGCCCGGGGCTTGCGTCCCCTCTCGGCCGCCGTCGAGTACTTGCCCCGAAGCCGGGTTCAGTTGCCGGAGGAGACGCGGGCCCGGGCGGAACGGCTCCTGCGAGCCCTGGCCAACTGCCCCGACGTCGCCCGCCTCTACCACAACGTCCAATAg
- the LOC134508126 gene encoding ABC transporter F family member 4-like codes for MPKGPRPAERYRLKYSRLRRAARALVFENGALCDEVARLEAKWLRAREERRFLLARLLRFRALAGPEEAIGGIDGSGGGGRRARRGGKDGARGPGARASGQREGPREEARASGSRPVGSRDEWRPPGQRDGQRDERKPSGQRDGQRDERKPSGQRDGQRDERRPPGQRDGQRDERRPPGQRDEPRATGSRPFGSRDGPRPPTVGAGLRPGPREISKPPGQREEAKTEPKALGSRPSPRDDSKGETPPSAILKPPEDSPSPSGPAAAPWRPAPRRRGGGTPSPLSLGPARVQGAGGPAAALPGGYRGTRLYAADGRRRRRPHRRLYACRVGAGPRGEMVAEEEEEEEEEEEEEEGEEEEEEEEEEEEAGKAMAGPRPEACHGGLPQAPGEEGREAVAGAGNEFFGLGHPLVRRLVLRGEAGAFLHPTAAAAEEEEEEEEENEEEEEEEEEEEDEEEEEEEEEEEEEEEDGAAPALAYADVFLGSPAGSDG; via the coding sequence ATGCCGAAGGGGCCGCGCCCGGCCGAGCGCTACCGCCTGAAGTACAGCCGCTTACGGCGGGCGGCCCGAGCCCTGGTCTTCGAGAACGGGGCCCTCTGCGACGAGGTGGCTCGTTTGGAAGCCAAGTGGCTACGAGCCCGGGAAGAGCGGCGCTTCCTCCTGGCCCGACTCCTCCGTTTCCGAGCCCTCGCCGGCCCCGAGGAAGCCATCGGCGGCATCgacggcagcggcggcggcggccgacgGGCTCGAAGGGGAGGGAAAGACGGGGCTCGCGGCCCCGGGGCGAGGGCTAGCGGGCAACGAGAGGGGCCGCGGGAGGAGGCGAGGGCCAGCGGGTCGAGGCCGGTTGGGTCCCGGGACGAGTGGAGGCCGCCGGGGCAACGAGACGGGCAACGGGACGAACGGAAGCCATCGGGGCAACGAGACGGGCAACGGGACGAACGGAAGCCATCGGGGCAACGAGACGGGCAACGGGACGAGCGGAGGCCGCCGGGGCAACGAGACGGGCAACGGGACGAGCGGAGGCCGCCGGGGCAACGAGACGAGCCGCGGGCAACCGGTTCGAGGCCTTTTGGCTCCCGGGATGGGCCCAGGCCACCGACGGTCGGCGCCGGGCTACGGCCGGGGCCCAGAGAAATTTCGAAGCCACCCGGGCAACGAGAAGAAGCCAAAACCGAGCCCAAGGCCCTGGGCTCGCGACCGAGCCCGAGAGACGATTCCAAAGGGGAAACGCCGCCGTCGGCCATCTTGAAGCCGCCGGAAGATTCCCCTAGCCCAAGCGGGCCAGCGGCGGCCCCTTGGAGGCCGGCCCCtcgacggcgggggggggggaccccttCGCCCTTGAGCTTGGGGCCGGCGCGGgtgcagggggcgggggggccggcggccgcTTTGCCCGGGGGCTACCGCGGCACCCGCCTCTACGCCGCcgatggccgccgccgccgccggccccaccGCCGCCTCTACGCTTGCCGGGTGGGGGCCGGTCCCCGGGGCGAGATggtggccgaggaggaggaggaggaggaggaggaggaagaggaggaggagggggaggaggaagaggaggaggaggaggaggaagaggaggccggCAAAGCAATGGCGGGCCCTAGGCCCGAGGCCTGTCATGGCGGCCTCCCGCAGGCCCCGGGGGAAGAAGGCCGGGAGGCGGTTGCCGGGGCCGGCAACGAGTTCTTCGGCCTCGGCCACCCCCTGGTGCGGCGGCTGGTGctgcggggggaggccggggcctTCCTCCAccccacggcggcggcggcggaggaggaggaggaggaggaggaagagaacgaggaggaggaggaggaggaggaggaggaggaggacgaggaggaggaggaggaagaggaggaggaggaggaggaggaggaagacgggGCCGCCCCGGCTTTGGCCTACGCCGACGTCTTCCTCGGTAGCCCCGCGGGCTCCGACGGGTGA